From Oryza sativa Japonica Group chromosome 4, ASM3414082v1, one genomic window encodes:
- the LOC4336216 gene encoding glyceraldehyde-3-phosphate dehydrogenase 2, cytosolic: protein MAKIKIGINGFGRIGRLVARVALQSDDVELVAVNDPFITTDYMTYMFKYDTVHGQWKHHEVKVKDSKTLLFGEKEVTVFGCRNPEEIPWGETGAEFVVESTGVFTDKDKAAAHLKGGAKKVVISAPSKDAPMFVVGVNEKEYKPDIDIVSNASCTTNCLAPLAKVINDRFGIVEGLMTTVHAITATQKTVDGPSSKDWRGGRAASFNIIPSSTGAAKAVGKVLPALNGKLTGMAFRVPTVDVSVVDLTVRLEKPASYDQIKAAIKEESEGKLKGILGYVEEDLVSTDFQGDNRSSIFDAKAGIALNDNFVKLVSWYDNEWGYSSRVVDLIRHMYNTQ from the exons ATGG CGAAGATTAAGATCGGGATCAATG GGTTCGGGAGGATCGGGAGGCTCGTGGCCAGGGTGGCCCTGCAGAGCGACGACGTCGAGCTCGTCGCCGTCAACGACCCCTTCATCACCACCGACTACATG ACATACATGTTCAAGTATGACACTGTGCACGGCCAGTGGAAGCATCATGAGGTTAAGGTGAAGGACTCCAAGACCCTTCTCTTCGGTGAGAAGGAGGTCACCGTGTTCGGCTGCAG GAACCCTGAGGAGATCCCATGGGGTGAGACTGGCGCTGAGTTTGTTGTGGAGTCCACTGGTGTTTTCACTGACAAGGACAAGGCCGCTGCTCACCTGAAG GGTGGTGCTAAGAAGGTCGTCATCTCTGCTCCCAGCAAGGATGCCCCCATGTTTGTTGTTGGTGTCAATGAGAAGGAGTACAAGCCTGACATCGACATTGTGTCCAATGCTAGCTGCACCACCAACTGCCTTGCTCCACTTGCCAAG GTTATCAATGACAGGTTTGGTATTGTTGAGGGTTTGATGACCACTGTCCATGCAATCACTG CAACTCAGAAGACCGTTGATGGACCCTCGAGCAAGGACTGGAGGGGTGGAAGGGCTGCCAGTTTCAACATCATCCCTAGCAGCACTGGAGCTGCAAAG GCTGTCGGCAAGGTGCTTCCTGCTCTCAATGGAAAGTTGACTGGTATGGCTTTCCGTGTTCCAACCGTGGATGTCTCTGTCGTTGATTTGACTGTCAGGCTTGAGAAGCCAGCATCCTATGATCAGATTAAGGCAGCTATCAA GGAGGAGTCTGAGGGGAAACTCAAGGGTATTCTGGGTTACGTTGAGGAGGACCTTGTTTCCACAGACTTCCAGGGTGACAACAG GTCAAGCATCTTTGATGCAAAGGCCGGTATTGCTCTCAATGACAACTTTGTTAAGCTTGTGTCTTGGTATGACAACGAATGGGGATACAG CTCTCGCGTTGTTGACCTGATCCGTCACATGTACAACACCCAGTAG
- the LOC136356114 gene encoding F-box protein At4g27050-like yields MTTLLSDLPDDVLLLILDKLDTRDAVRCSLLSRRWSRVPGMLANIELDVDSFAPDPDDDPDDGFTSTLSESARSNHAMVRAVQSILAAHESRHAIRRLGLSFFSRDKSVGIVRAVDDAMARGRRIHDLWFTVSSEKPELLCAGRDVARQGARLASYRDKYPRVFAGLTRLHVECVKLGAARVSAVSEMI; encoded by the coding sequence ATGACGACGCTGCTGAGCGATCTGCCCGACGACGTCCTGCTCCTCATCCTGGACAAGCTGGACACACGGGACGCCGTGCGATGCAGCCTCCTCTCGAGGCGGTGGAGCCGCGTCCCCGGCATGCTCGCCAACATCGAGCTGGACGTCGACTCCTTCGCACCCGACCccgacgacgaccccgacgACGGCTTCACATCCACCCTATCCGAGTCCGCGAGGAGCAACCACGCGATGGTGCGCGCGGTGCAGAGCATCCTGGCAGCGCACGAGAGCCGGCACGCCATCCGCCGCCTGGGCCTGAGCTTCTTCTCGAGGGACAAGTCGGTCGGCATCGTCCGCGCGGTCGACGACGCCATGGCCCGCGGCCGCAGGATCCACGACCTGTGGTTCACCGTCTCGTCGGAGAAGCCGGAGCTTCTGTGCGCGGGCAGGGACGTCGCTAGGCAAGGGGCGCGCCTCGCGTCCTACCGCGACAAGTATCCCCGCGTGTTCGCGGGCCTCACGCGCCTGCACGTCGAGTGCGTTAAGCTAGGCGCGGCCCGCGTGTCCGCCGTGTCAGAAATGATATGA
- the LOC4336217 gene encoding ATP-dependent DNA helicase Q-like 5, whose protein sequence is MYSPPHAADSDSEGSLLSDVSASPPRRRSPPRPAPPPPPPPPPPKHRTRPAAPTKPKLKPTPPAASAPAPAPPPPPTLRAAALSDPHGLAARIAAGSALTAASGTASSSSFRRLVQSRNPSFDPATAFTAPASSAPSEVPSAAPRPPPTAATDAPPQTRPKRVHPNSVSEVAAASAAAEQPKRARGGSEGNFVRLNINGYGRRRTFKNSQAKRSTKCRSWRRQRAAGATPRSQGDEEGDLVAEALLEREKQAASDSVLEAVESVREDPSEQNLKSLLNAAYGHDSFRQGQLEAIQQIVAGESTMLVLPTGAGKSLCYQVPAMILPGLTLVVSPLLSLMVDQLRKLPAFLPGGLLASSQTSDEFHDTLQRLRAGEIKVLFVSPERFLNEEFLLIFRDTLPISLVAIDEAHCISEWSHNFRPSYLRLRASLLRRKLNVQCILAMTATATTQTLEEIMNALEIPSDNLIQTSQIRENLQLSISTSDNRLKDLMLLLKSPPFVDMRSIIVYCKFQAETDFVSKYLCDNNITAKSYHSGLLIKNRSRVQELFCSNKIRVVVATVAFGMGLDKSDVEGVIHYSLPESLEEYIQETGRAGRDGRLSHCHLLLDSATFYKIRSLSHSDGVDGYAMSKFLYQIFSSENTTGCICSLAKELTSRKFDIKEEVLLTILTQLEIGDQQYIRLLPQFSVTCTLYFHKTSPQLLADKDILIRSVLNRSEMKDGHYVFDIPRIANDLKITMNEVFDHLHKLKFSGEISFELKDPAYCYVILWRPDDFNALSANLTKWLSEVESSKISKLDAMFALANFAVKGCKRTGGCSGSQHTPCIQKKIMEYFSKDDGTSENDCRTQLQKSSPFLQADIKVFIQSNSFAKFTPRAVARIMHGISSPAFPSVTWSKNHFWGRYVEVDFPLVMEAAKAELVKLVGKGEQC, encoded by the exons ATGTACTCCCCGCCCCACGCCGCCGACTCGGACTCCGAGGGATCCCTCCTCTCCGACGTCTCCGCCtccccgccacgccgccgctcgcctcctcgcccggcgccgcctcctcctcctcctcctcctccgcccaaGCACCGTACTAGGCCCGCCGCCCCCACCAAACCCAAGCTCAAGCCCacgccgcccgctgcctccgcgcccgcgcccgccccgccgcctccgcctacgctccgcgccgccgcgctctccgaTCCGcacggcctcgccgcgcgcATCGCCGCCGGCTCTGCTCTCACCGCGGCCTCCGGCActgcctcgtcgtcctccttccGCCGTCTCGTCCAGTCGCGCAACCCTTCCTTCGATCCAGCCACCGCCTTCACGGCTCCCGCTTCGTCCGCTCCCTCCGAGGTTCCGAGCGCCGCTCCGCGGCCGCCCccgaccgccgccaccgacgcgcCGCCGCAGACCAGGCCCAAGCGGGTGCACCCCAACTCCGTGTCGGAGGTAgcggccgcgtcggcggcggcggagcagccgAAGCGGGCAAGAGGGGGATCCGAGGGCAACTTCGTGCGGCTGAACATCAACGGGTACGGCAGGAGGAGGACGTTCAAGAATTCGCAGGCCAAGCGCTCGACGAAATGTCGAtcctggcggcggcagcgcgccgcCGGTGCAACACCCCGTTCTCAGGGCGACGAGGAAGGGGATCTCGTGGCGGAGGCCCTGCTGGAGCGGGAGAAGCAGGCAGCTAGCGATAGTGTTCTGGAGGCTGTCGAGAGTGTGAGGGAGGACCCATCGGAGCAAAATCTCAAGAGCTTGCTGAATGCAGCATATGGGCACGATTCGTTCCGCCAGGGGCAGCTTGAGGCGATCCAGCAAATTGTTGCAGGGGAGTCAACAATGCTTGTGCTGCCCACCGGTGCGGGCAAGTCGCTATGCTACCAG GTGCCTGCTATGATTTTGCCTGGACTGACACTGGTGGTGAGTCCACTGCTTTCCTTGATGGTTGATCAATTGAGGAAGCTCCCTGCATTTCTGCCAGGTGGCCTTCTTGCGAGCAGTCAG ACATCGGATGAGTTTCATGATACACTACAAAGGCTGCGTGCAGGGGAAATAAAG GTGCTTTTTGTTTCCCCTGAGAGATTCTTGAACGAAGAATTCCTCCTGATATTTAGGGACACACTACCAATATCTCTTGTGGCGATTGATGAAGCTCATTGCATTTCTGAATG GTCTCATAATTTTAGACCTTCATATCTGAGACTCCGAGCGTCACTACTTAGGAGAAAGCTCAATGTTCAATGTATTCTTGCAATGACTGCAACTGCAACGACCCAAACCTTGGAGGAGATAATGAATGCCTTAGAAATACCATCTGATAATCTCATTCAAACATCTCAAATAAGAGAAAATCTACAGCTGTCTATCAGCACAAGTGATAACAG ACTGAAAGATTTGATGTTATTATTGAAGTCTCCCCCTTTTGTTGACATGAGAAGTATTATCGTCTACTGCAAGTTTcag GCAGAAACTGACTTCGTCTCTAAGTACTTGTGTGATAACAACATTACTGCCAAG AGCTACCATAGTGGACTTCTGATTAAGAACAGGAGCCGTGTACAGGAGCTATTTTGCTCTAACAAAATAAGAGTG GTTGTTGCAACTGTGGCATTTGGCATGGGTCTTGATAAGAGTGATGTCGAAGGG GTGATTCACTATAGCTTGCCAGAAAGCTTAGAAGAATACATCCAGGAAACTGGGCGTGCTGGAAGGGATGGACGGTTATCACACTGTCATCTACTTCTTGACTCAGCAACATTCTATAAGATCCGTAGTCTTTCACACAG TGATGGTGTTGATGGATATGCAATGAGCAAATTTCTTTACCAGATATTTTCCTCTGAGAACACAACTGGGTGCATTTGTTCATTGGCTAAAGAGTTGACCTCACGCAAGTTTGATATAAAAGAAGAG GTGCTTTTGACAATTCTCACACAGCTGGAAATTGGTGATCAACAATACATCCGTTTACTTCCTCAGTTCAGTGTTACCTGCACACTGTATTTTCACAAG ACATCACCACAACTGCTTGCTGACAAGGATATACTAATTAGATCGGTTTTGAATAG ATCAGAGATGAAGGATGGACATTATGTCTTTGACATACCAAGAATAGCTAATGATCTGAAGATCACTATGAATGAAGTATTTGATCACCTACATAAACTAAAG TTTTCAGGAGAAATATCATTTGAATTGAAAGATCCTGCTTACTGTTATGTGATCTTGTGGAGGCCAGATGACTTCAATGCTCTTTCAGCAAATCTCACAAAATGGCTTTCTGAAGTAGAAAGCTCAAAG ATCAGTAAGTTAGATGCTATGTTTGCTCTTGCAAACTTTGCTGTCAAAGGGTGTAAAAGGACGGGAGGATGCTCTGGTTCCCAGCACACTCCGTGCATTCAGAAGAAGATTATGGAGTACTTCAGCAAGGACGATGGCACCTCAGAGAATGATTGCCGCACTCAGCTGCAGAAGAGCAG CCCATTCTTGCAAGCCGATATAAAG GTGTTCATTCAAAGCAACTCATTCGCAAAGTTCACCCCGAGGGCTGTTGCGAGGATTATGCACGGCATCTCGAGCCCTGCTTTTCCATCTGTCACTTGGTCCAAAAATCACTTCTG GGGACGTTATGTGGAGGTTGATTTTCCACTGGTCATGGAAGCAGCCAAAGCTGAACTGGTTAAACTTGTCGGAAAAGGGGAACAGTGCTAG
- the LOC4336218 gene encoding uncharacterized membrane protein YuiD encodes MAAAAAVVNYPLVAALVAFALAQSSKFFTTWFKEKRWDARQLIASGGMPSSHSATVTALAVAIGIQEGYRSATFATSVIIACVVMHDAFGVRLHAGKQAEVLNQIVYELPEEHPLSETKPLREILGHTVPQVVAGCIIGILIAVVMRLALWSS; translated from the exons atggccgccgccgccgccgtggtgaaCTACCCGCTCGTCGCGGCGCTCGTGGCGTTCGCGCTCGCGCAGTCCTCCAAATTCTTCACCACCTG GTTTAAAGAGAAGCGTTGGGATGCCAGGCAACTTATAGCTTCTGGGGGGATGCCATCATCCCACTCAGCCACAGTGACAGCGCTTGCAGTGGCCATAGGAATCCAAGAAGGCTATCGTAGCGCCACCTTTGCAACTTCAGTAATTATTGCATGTGTG GTGATGCATGATGCTTTTGGAGTTCGCTTACATGCTGGGAAGCAGGCAGAG GTATTGAATCAAATTGTGTACGAGCTACCAGAAGAGCATCCATTATCAGAGACAAAGCCATTGCGTGAAATTCTTGGACACACAGTTCCTCAG GTTGTGGCCGGTTGCATCATTGGAATCCTTATAGCTGTTGTTATGCGCTTAGCTCTATGGAGTTCTTAG
- the LOC9268154 gene encoding malate synthase, producing MATNAAAPPCPCYDTPEGVDILGRYDPEFAAILTRDSLAFVAGLQREFRGAVRYAMERRREAQRRYDAGELPRFDPATRPVREAGGWACAPVPPAIADRTVEITGPAEPRKMVINALNSGAKVFMADFEDALSPTWENLMRGQVNLRDAVAGTITYRDAARGREYRLGDRPATLFVRPRGWHLPEAHVLVDGEPAIGCLVDFGLYFFHSHAAFRSGQGADFGPFFYLPKMEHSREARIWKGVFERAEKEAGIGRGSIRATVLVETLPAVFQMEEILHELRDHSAGLNCGRWDYIFSYVKTFRARPDRLLPDRALVGMAQHFMRSYSHLLIQTCHRRGVHAMGGMAAQIPIKDDAAANEAALELVRKDKLREVRAGHDGTWAAHPGLIPAIREVFEGHLGGRPNQIDAAAGDAARAGVAVTEEDLLQPPRGARTVEGLRHNTRVGVQYVAAWLSGSGSVPLYNLMEDAATAEISRVQNWQWLRHGAVLDAGGVEVRATPELLARVVEVEMARVEAEVGAERFRRGRYAEAGRIFSRQCTAPELDDFLTLDAYNLIVVHHPGASSPCKL from the exons ATGGCCACCAACGCCGCAgcgccgccgtgcccgtgctACGACACGCCGGAGGGCGTGGACATCCTCGGCCGGTACGACCCGGAGTTCGCGGCCATCCTCACCCGCGACTCGCTGGCCTTCGTGGCCGGCCTGCAGCGCGAGTTCCGCGGCGCCGTCCGGTACGCCATGGAGCGCAGGCGGGAGGCGCAGCGGCGgtacgacgccggcgagctcccccGGTTCGACCCGGCCACGAGGCCCGTCCGCGAGGCAGGCGGCTGGGCGTGCgcccccgtgccgccggccatcGCCGACCGCACCGTCGAGATCACCGGCCCCGCCGAGCCGCGCAAGATGGTCATCAACGCCCTCAACTCCGGCGCCAAGGTCTTCATG GCTGACTTCGAGGACGCGCTGTCGCCGACGTGGGAGAACCTGATGCGCGGGCAGGTGAACCTGCGCGACGCGGTTGCCGGCACGATCACCTACCGCGACGCGGCGCGAGGGCGGGAGTACAGGCTCGGCGACCGCCCCGCGACGCTCTTCGTGAGGCCGCGCGGCTGGCACCTCCCCGAGGCGCAcgtcctcgtcgacggcgagccGGCCATCGGCTGCCTCGTCGACTTCGGCCTCTACTTCTTCCACAGCCACGCCGCCTTCCGCTCCGGCCAGGGCGCCGACTTCGGCCCCTTCTTCTACCTCCCCAAGATGGAGCACTCTAG GGAGGCGAGGATATGGAAGGGGGTGTTCGAGAgggcggagaaggaggcgggGATAGGGAGGGGGAGCATCAGGGCGACGGTGCTGGTGGAGACGCTGCCGGCGGTGTTCCAGATGGAGGAGATCCTGCACGAGCTGCGCGACCACTCGGCGGGGCTCAACTGCGGCCGCTGGGACTACATCTTCAGCTACGTCAAGACGTTCCGCGCCCGCCCCGACCGCCTCCTCCCCGACCGCGCCCTCGTCGGCATGGCCCAGCACTTCATGCGCTCCTACTCCCACCTCCTCATCCAGacctgccaccgccgcggcgtccaCGCCATGGGCGGCATG GCGGCGCAGATCCCGATcaaggacgacgcggcggcgaacgAGGCGGCGCTGGAGCTGGTGCGCAAGGACAAGCTGCGGGAGGTGCGCGCCGGGCACGACGGGACGTGGGCGGCGCACCCGGGGCTCATCCCGGCGATCCGGGAGGTGTTCGAGGGACACCTCGGAGGGAGGCCGAACCAGATCGacgcggcggctggcgacgccGCCCGTGCCGGCGTCGCCGTCACGGAGGAGGACCTGCTCCAGCCGCCGCGCGGGGCGCGCACGGTGGAGGGCCTGCGCCACAACACGCGCGTCGGCGTGCAGTACGTCGCGGCGTGGCTATCCGGGTCGGGCTCCGTGCCGCTGTACAACCTGATGGaggacgccgccaccgcggagATCAGCCGGGTGCAGAACTGGCAGTGGCTCCGGCACGGCGCGGTgctggacgccggcggcgtggaggtCCGGGCCACGCCCGAGCTGCTGGCGCGCGTCGTGGAGGTGGAGATGGCGAGGGTGGAGGCCGAGGTGGGCGCCGAGAGGTTCCGGCGCGGCCGGTACGCGGAGGCCGGCAGGATCTTCAGCCGGCAGTGCACCGCGCCGGAGCTGGACGACTTCCTCACGCTCGACGCGTACAACCTCATCGTGGTGCACCACcccggagcatcgtcgccgtgCAAGCTCTGA
- the LOC4336220 gene encoding kelch repeat-containing protein At3g27220 has product MARPAATAAAPKAPPPKHLIALAVVAILGLVLVADFLWASSSPAAPAWSSRIDLPGRPAALVPPSGKKQTKEKISIGSTDINATFADLPAPELQWEEMAEAPVPRLDGAAMQIKNLLYVFAGYGTINHVHSHVDIYNFSDNTWGGRFDMPKEMAHSHLGMVTDGRYVYVVTGQYGPQCRGPTARNFVLDTETKEWHDLPPLPVPRYAPATQLWRGRLHVMGGSKEDRHEPGLEHWSIAVKDGKALENEWRSEVPIPRGGPHRACVVANDKLLVIGGQEGDFMAKPGSPIFKCVRRSEVVYSNVYMLDDGMKWKEFPPMPKPDSHIEFAWVNVNNSLIIAGGTTEKHPITKKMVLVGEVFRFNLNTLEWTVIGRLPFRIKTTLVGYWDGWLYFTSGQRDKGPKDPSPKKVVGCMWRTKLHL; this is encoded by the exons ATGGcgagaccggcggcgacggcggcggcgccgaaggCGCCCCCTCCGAAGCACCTGAttgcgctcgccgtcgtcgccatcctcgGCCTCGTCCTTGTCGCCGACTTCCTctgggcctcctcctcccccgccgcccccgcctggTCCTCCAGGATCGATCTCCCCGGCCGCCCGGCCGCCCTCGTGCCACCCTCGGGGAAGAAG caaacaaaggaaaaaatatcTATAGGTTCCACGGACATAAATGCAACCTTTGCAGATTTGCCAGCACCAGAACTACAATGGGAGGAGATGGCTGAAGCACCTGTGCCACGTTTGGATGGTGCTGCTATGCAAATTAAGAATCTCTTATATGTGTTTGCTGGATATGGTACCATTAACCAT GTGCATTCTCATGTGGATATTTACAATTTCTCAGATAATACATGGGGTGGGAGGTTTGATATGCCAAAGGAAATGGCTCATTCACATTTGGGGATGGTTACAGATGGAAGATATGTTTATGTGGTAACAGGACAGTATGGTCCGCAATGTAGGGGGCCCACAGCACGAAATTTTGTGCTGGACACTGAAACAAAAGAATGGCACGATTTGCCTCCATTGCCAGTTCCTAG ATATGCTCCAGCCACACAACTTTGGAGAGGCAGGCTTCATGTGATGGGTGGCAGCAAGGAGGATAGGCATGAACCTGGGCTTGAACATTGGAGCATTGCAGTAAAGGATGGGAAAGCCCTGGAAAACGAGTGGAGGAGTGAGGTACCAATCCCACGTGGAGGCCCTCATAG GGCTTGTGTTGTTGCTAATGATAAGCTACTTGTTATTGGTGGCCAAGAAGGAGATTTTATGGCGAAACCTGGATCACCTATATTTAAATGTGTTAGAAGAAGTGAG GTGGTCTACAGCAATGTCTACATGCTTGATGATGGAATGAAGTGGAAAGAATTTCCACCTATGCCAAAGCCAGATTCACATATAGAGTTTGCTTGGGTGAATGTTAACAATTCTCTCATTATTGCTGGAGGAACCACAGAAAAGCACCCAATAACCAAAAAAATGGTTTTAGTTGGTGAAGTGTTTCGGTTCAACTTGAACACACTG GAATGGACTGTGATTGGGCGGTTACCTTTCCGAATCAAGACCACTCTGGTAGGATACTGGGATGGCTGGCTGTATTTCACTTCTGGGCAACGAGACAAAGGACCGAAAGACCCTTCTCCTAAGAAGGTTGTCGGATGCATGTGGAGAACTAAGTTGCACCTGTGA